A genomic window from Helicobacter pylori includes:
- the tpx gene encoding thiol peroxidase, with amino-acid sequence MQKVTFKEETYQLEGKTLKVGDKAPDVKLVNGDLQEVNLLKQGVRFQVISALPSLTGSVCLLQAKHFNEQAGKLPSVSFSVISMDLPFSQGQICGTEGIKDLRILSDFRYKAFGENYGVLLGKGSLQGLLARSVFVLDAQGVLIYKEIVQNILEEPNYEALLKVLK; translated from the coding sequence ATGCAAAAAGTTACTTTTAAAGAAGAAACATACCAATTAGAAGGGAAAACCCTAAAAGTGGGCGATAAAGCTCCTGATGTGAAATTAGTGAATGGCGATTTGCAAGAAGTCAATTTATTAAAACAAGGCGTGCGTTTTCAAGTCATTAGCGCGCTCCCTAGTTTAACCGGATCGGTTTGCTTGCTCCAAGCCAAACATTTCAACGAACAAGCCGGCAAACTGCCTTCTGTGAGTTTTAGCGTTATTTCTATGGACTTGCCTTTTTCTCAAGGACAAATTTGCGGCACTGAAGGCATTAAGGATCTAAGAATTTTAAGCGATTTTAGGTATAAGGCTTTTGGGGAAAATTACGGCGTGCTGTTGGGCAAAGGCTCTTTGCAAGGCTTACTCGCTCGATCCGTGTTTGTTTTGGACGCTCAAGGGGTACTCATCTATAAAGAAATCGTTCAAAACATTTTAGAAGAGCCCAATTATGAAGCGCTTTTAAAAGTGTTGAAATAA
- the sodB gene encoding superoxide dismutase [Fe] produces the protein MFTLRELPFAKDSMGDFLSPVAFDFHYGKHHQTYVNNLNNLIKGTEFEESCLYTILTKSSGGVFNNAAQIYNHDFYWDCLSPKATALSDELKGALEKDFGSLEKFKEEFIKSATTLFGSGWNWAAYNSDTQKIEIIQTSNAQTPVTDKKVPLLVVDVWEHAYYIDHKNARPVYLEKFYGHINWHFVSQCYEWAKKEGLGSVDYYINELVHKKA, from the coding sequence ATGTTTACATTACGAGAATTACCTTTTGCTAAAGACAGCATGGGAGATTTTTTAAGCCCTGTAGCGTTTGATTTCCACTATGGAAAACACCACCAAACTTATGTGAATAATTTGAATAATTTAATCAAAGGCACGGAGTTTGAAGAAAGTTGCCTATACACCATTTTGACGAAGTCTAGCGGAGGCGTGTTCAATAACGCCGCTCAAATCTATAACCACGATTTTTATTGGGATTGCTTAAGCCCTAAAGCGACTGCATTGAGCGATGAATTGAAAGGGGCTTTAGAAAAAGATTTTGGCTCACTAGAGAAATTTAAAGAAGAATTTATTAAGAGCGCGACCACTTTGTTTGGCTCTGGTTGGAATTGGGCGGCGTATAATTCAGACACTCAAAAAATTGAAATCATTCAAACGAGCAACGCTCAAACCCCAGTAACGGATAAAAAAGTGCCGCTTTTAGTGGTGGATGTGTGGGAGCATGCTTATTATATTGACCATAAAAACGCGCGCCCTGTGTATTTGGAAAAATTCTATGGGCATATTAATTGGCATTTTGTCTCTCAATGCTATGAATGGGCGAAAAAAGAAGGCTTAGGCTCAGTGGATTACTACATCAATGAATTGGTGCATAAAAAGGCTTAA
- the cmoA gene encoding carboxy-S-adenosyl-L-methionine synthase CmoA has product MKDTLFNKALNKRFCFDEKVAHVFDDMLKRSIPYYHEMLNLGAYFIAQNLKESINPKPLIYDLGCSTGNFFIALNQQIQQDIELVGIDNSMPMLKKAQEKLKDFKNTRFECMDFLEVDFKEANAFSLLFVLQFVRPMQREVLLKKIYNSLALNGVLLVGEKIMSEDRILDKQMIELYYLYKQNQGYSHNEIAFKREALENVLVPYSLKENIALLESVGFKHVEALFKWVNFTLLVARKT; this is encoded by the coding sequence ATGAAAGACACTCTTTTTAACAAAGCCTTAAACAAACGCTTTTGTTTTGATGAAAAAGTCGCTCATGTTTTTGATGACATGCTAAAGCGTTCTATCCCTTATTACCATGAAATGTTAAATTTAGGGGCGTATTTTATCGCTCAAAATTTGAAAGAAAGCATCAATCCTAAACCCTTGATCTATGATTTGGGTTGTTCTACCGGAAACTTTTTTATCGCACTCAACCAACAAATCCAACAAGATATTGAGCTTGTAGGGATTGACAATTCCATGCCCATGCTCAAAAAAGCGCAAGAAAAATTAAAAGATTTTAAAAATACCCGTTTTGAATGCATGGATTTTTTAGAGGTTGACTTTAAAGAAGCGAATGCGTTTTCATTGCTTTTTGTGTTGCAATTTGTCCGCCCTATGCAAAGAGAAGTGCTGCTCAAAAAGATTTATAATAGCCTTGCGTTGAATGGGGTTTTATTGGTGGGCGAAAAGATCATGAGTGAAGACAGGATATTAGACAAGCAAATGATAGAGCTATACTACCTTTATAAACAAAATCAAGGTTATAGCCACAATGAAATCGCTTTCAAAAGAGAAGCGTTAGAAAATGTGCTTGTGCCTTATAGCTTGAAAGAAAATATCGCTCTTTTAGAAAGCGTGGGGTTTAAGCATGTGGAAGCGCTGTTTAAATGGGTGAATTTCACGCTGTTAGTCGCTAGGAAAACCTGA
- a CDS encoding primosomal protein N' produces the protein MFYYLIAPLKNKTPPLTYFSNEQHPKGALVNINLRNKTLLGVVLEEVSKPSFECLELEKTPYFLLPFQIELAEFIAQYYSASPSLVLSLFTPFKKCDIAKLEKIKSDLSALSQTQTNALNALQKHSISLLFGDTGSGKTEIYMHLIAQMLEQKKSALLLVPEIALTPQMQQRLKKVFKENLGLWHSKLSQNQKKQFLEKLYSQEIRLVVGTRSALFLPLKELGLVIVDEEHDFSYKSQQSPMYNARDLCLYLSHKFSIQVVLGSATPSLSSYKRFKNKALVRLKGRYTPTQKNIIFEKTPNFITPKLLEALKQVIDKNEQAIIFVPTRANFKTLLCQNCYKSVQCPFCSVNMSLHLKTNKLMCHYCHYSSPIPKICSACQSEVLVGKRIGTMQVLKELESLLKGAKIAILDKDHTSTPKKLHSILNDFNAQKTNILIGTQMISKGHDYAKVSLAVVLGIDNIIKSNSYRALEEGVSLLHQIAGRSARQISGQVFIQSTETDLLKNFLEDYEDFLQYELQERCELYPPFSRLCLLEFKHKNEEKAQQLSLKAAQILSLCLEKGVTLSSFKAPIEKIASSYRYLILLRSKNPLSLVKSVHAFLKAAQNIPCSVNMDPVDIF, from the coding sequence ATGTTCTACTACTTAATCGCTCCCTTAAAAAATAAAACCCCCCCTTTAACCTATTTTTCTAACGAACAACACCCAAAAGGAGCGTTAGTCAATATTAATTTAAGGAATAAAACGCTTTTAGGCGTCGTTCTTGAAGAAGTTTCAAAACCCTCTTTTGAATGCCTAGAACTGGAAAAAACCCCTTATTTTTTACTCCCCTTTCAAATAGAGCTTGCTGAATTTATCGCTCAATATTACTCGGCTAGTCCCTCTTTAGTTTTAAGCCTTTTTACCCCCTTTAAAAAATGCGATATTGCAAAATTAGAAAAAATCAAGTCCGATCTTAGCGCGTTAAGCCAAACGCAAACCAACGCCTTAAACGCATTGCAAAAACATTCAATAAGCTTGCTCTTTGGCGATACGGGTAGCGGTAAAACCGAAATTTATATGCATTTAATCGCTCAAATGTTAGAGCAAAAAAAAAGCGCTTTATTATTGGTGCCAGAAATCGCCCTCACCCCTCAAATGCAACAACGCCTTAAAAAAGTCTTTAAAGAAAATCTAGGCTTATGGCATAGCAAACTCTCTCAAAATCAAAAAAAACAATTTTTAGAAAAGCTTTATTCACAAGAAATAAGGCTAGTGGTAGGCACACGAAGCGCGTTATTCTTGCCCCTTAAAGAGCTGGGCTTAGTTATTGTAGATGAAGAGCATGACTTTTCTTATAAATCCCAGCAAAGCCCCATGTATAACGCTAGGGATTTATGCTTGTATTTATCCCATAAATTCTCTATTCAAGTGGTTTTAGGCTCTGCTACGCCAAGCTTGAGTAGTTACAAGCGCTTTAAAAATAAGGCTTTAGTGCGCCTAAAGGGGCGCTACACCCCCACGCAAAAAAACATTATTTTTGAAAAAACTCCAAATTTTATCACGCCCAAACTCCTAGAAGCGCTAAAACAAGTTATAGACAAAAACGAGCAAGCCATTATTTTTGTGCCTACAAGGGCTAATTTCAAAACCTTGTTGTGTCAAAATTGTTACAAAAGCGTTCAATGCCCCTTTTGTAGCGTGAATATGAGTTTGCACTTAAAAACCAACAAACTCATGTGCCATTATTGCCATTATTCAAGCCCTATCCCTAAAATTTGCAGCGCGTGTCAAAGCGAAGTCTTAGTGGGTAAAAGGATAGGCACTATGCAAGTGTTAAAGGAATTAGAAAGCCTTTTAAAGGGGGCTAAAATAGCGATTTTAGACAAAGATCACACCAGCACGCCAAAAAAACTCCATAGTATTTTGAATGATTTCAACGCCCAAAAAACTAATATTTTAATCGGCACGCAAATGATAAGCAAAGGGCATGATTACGCTAAAGTGAGTTTGGCGGTTGTTTTAGGCATAGACAATATCATTAAATCCAATAGTTATAGGGCTTTAGAAGAAGGCGTATCGTTATTGCATCAAATCGCCGGAAGGAGTGCAAGACAAATTTCTGGCCAAGTGTTCATTCAAAGCACCGAAACAGATCTATTAAAAAATTTTTTAGAAGATTATGAAGATTTTTTACAATACGAATTGCAAGAACGATGCGAACTCTACCCGCCTTTTTCAAGGCTGTGTTTGTTGGAATTTAAGCATAAAAACGAAGAAAAAGCCCAACAATTAAGCCTAAAAGCCGCTCAAATCCTTTCTTTGTGCTTGGAAAAGGGCGTAACGCTCTCTAGCTTTAAAGCCCCCATTGAAAAAATCGCTTCCTCTTATCGCTACCTTATTTTATTGCGTTCTAAAAACCCTTTAAGCCTAGTCAAAAGCGTGCATGCGTTTTTAAAAGCCGCCCAAAATATCCCTTGCAGCGTGAATATGGATCCTGTGGATATTTTTTAA
- a CDS encoding SPOR domain-containing protein, which yields MQKNILKMTLLLVFLFLGNAVGLEDKEATTQPKSPQNTPKNLPPIQLKLDQAHEDLIKMLDNMGKSTQYEFPKIKEILEQSEEEWLKVAHEECIALVMLVSPKASIEHSPIYKNCYEAYVKQRIHDLYDFYIESKKVKRKIKKARKQEVATNQSQSAKKEPPKNERQKNLTKPSLTDASIPKGYYLQVGAFLNAPSKDFLQTLKNFPYKIEKKDSLTHYFIGPYKIKEEALKQLENAAKSFKNKPVLVEK from the coding sequence ATGCAAAAGAATATATTAAAAATGACGCTGTTGTTGGTTTTTCTCTTTTTAGGAAACGCTGTTGGTTTAGAGGATAAAGAAGCGACTACCCAGCCCAAAAGCCCTCAAAATACGCCTAAAAATTTACCCCCCATCCAATTAAAGCTTGATCAAGCCCATGAAGATCTTATTAAAATGTTAGACAACATGGGAAAAAGCACGCAGTATGAGTTCCCTAAAATTAAAGAAATCCTAGAGCAAAGCGAAGAAGAATGGCTCAAAGTCGCCCATGAAGAATGCATAGCGTTAGTCATGTTAGTAAGCCCAAAAGCTTCTATTGAACATAGCCCCATTTATAAAAATTGCTATGAAGCTTATGTGAAGCAAAGAATCCATGATTTATATGATTTTTATATAGAGAGCAAAAAGGTGAAAAGAAAGATCAAAAAAGCCCGTAAGCAAGAGGTTGCTACCAATCAATCCCAATCCGCAAAAAAAGAACCGCCTAAAAATGAGCGTCAAAAAAACTTGACAAAACCGAGCTTAACAGATGCGAGTATCCCTAAAGGGTATTACTTGCAAGTGGGGGCTTTTTTGAACGCGCCCAGTAAGGATTTTTTGCAAACGCTCAAAAATTTCCCTTATAAAATAGAGAAAAAAGACTCCCTCACGCATTATTTTATTGGCCCTTACAAAATCAAAGAAGAAGCCCTAAAACAGCTTGAAAATGCGGCTAAAAGCTTTAAAAATAAGCCTGTGTTGGTGGAAAAATGA
- a CDS encoding M48 family metallopeptidase, whose amino-acid sequence MLDVWIDMIICIFYLLFFTTPYIVGDILQLKCIRQKLCERPILLSQKDYEEAGHYAIRKMQLSIISQILDGIIFAGWVFFGLTHLEDLMHYLNLPETLGYLVFALLFLAIQSVLSLPINYYTTMHLDKEFGFSKVSLSLFFKDFFKGFLLTLGVGLLLIYTLIMIIEHVEHWEISSFFVVFVFMILANLFYPKIAQLFNQFTPLNNRDLEKQIESMMDKVGFKSEGIFVMDASKRDGRLNAYFGGLGKNKRVVLFDTLLSKVGTEGLLAILGHELGHFKNNDLLKSLGIMGGLLALVFALIAHLPPLVFEGFNVSQTPASLIAILLLFLPVFSFYAMPLIGFFSRKNEYNADKFGASLSSKETLAKALVSIVNENKAFPYSHPFYVFLHFTHPPLLERLKALDYEIE is encoded by the coding sequence ATGCTTGATGTATGGATAGATATGATAATTTGTATTTTCTACTTGCTCTTTTTTACGACTCCTTACATTGTGGGCGATATTTTGCAATTGAAATGCATCCGCCAAAAGCTCTGCGAGAGGCCTATTTTACTTTCTCAAAAGGATTATGAAGAAGCGGGTCATTATGCGATTAGGAAAATGCAATTATCCATCATTTCTCAAATTTTAGACGGCATCATCTTTGCTGGCTGGGTCTTTTTTGGCTTGACGCATTTAGAAGATTTAATGCATTATTTGAATCTTCCTGAAACGCTCGGTTACTTGGTGTTTGCGTTGTTGTTTTTAGCGATTCAAAGCGTTTTATCCTTGCCCATTAATTACTACACCACCATGCATTTGGATAAGGAATTTGGCTTTTCTAAGGTGAGCTTGTCGTTGTTTTTTAAGGATTTTTTCAAAGGCTTTTTACTCACTTTAGGCGTGGGGTTGTTGTTGATTTACACCCTCATTATGATCATTGAACATGTAGAGCATTGGGAGATCAGCTCGTTTTTTGTCGTGTTTGTTTTCATGATTTTGGCTAACCTTTTTTACCCTAAAATCGCGCAGCTTTTCAACCAATTCACCCCCTTAAACAATAGGGATTTAGAAAAGCAAATTGAAAGCATGATGGATAAAGTGGGTTTTAAATCCGAAGGCATTTTTGTGATGGACGCTAGCAAGAGAGATGGGCGTTTGAATGCGTATTTTGGGGGCTTGGGCAAGAATAAACGAGTGGTGTTGTTTGACACTTTGCTTTCTAAAGTTGGGACAGAGGGGCTTTTAGCGATTTTAGGGCATGAGTTGGGGCATTTTAAAAATAACGATTTGTTAAAAAGTTTAGGGATTATGGGGGGCTTGCTCGCTTTGGTTTTTGCTCTGATCGCTCATTTGCCGCCATTGGTTTTTGAAGGCTTTAATGTCTCGCAAACGCCAGCGAGTTTGATTGCGATTTTACTCTTGTTTTTGCCGGTATTTTCCTTTTACGCCATGCCTTTGATCGGGTTTTTTAGCCGCAAAAATGAATACAACGCCGACAAATTTGGGGCGAGCTTAAGCTCTAAAGAGACTCTAGCTAAAGCTTTAGTGTCCATTGTCAATGAAAATAAGGCTTTCCCCTATTCGCACCCCTTTTATGTTTTCTTGCATTTCACGCACCCACCGCTTTTAGAACGCTTGAAAGCTTTGGATTACGAAATTGAATGA
- a CDS encoding peptide chain release factor N(5)-glutamine methyltransferase, producing the protein MTLSQALNKAKKELSQKGFRGGLESEILLGFVLQKERVFLHTHAYLELSHKEEMRFFELVEKCLNDYPIEYLLESCDFYGRSFFVNEHVLIPRPETEILVQKALDIIAQYHLKEVGEIGIGSACVSVSLALENPNLSIHASDISPNALEVASKNIERFDLKERIFLKQTHLWDHMPTTPMLVSNPPYIAKNYPLDKSVLKEPHKALFGGVKGDEILKEIIFLAAGLKIPFLVCEMGHDQLESLKECLEFCGYDAEFYKDLSDFDRGFVGILKSFLRSN; encoded by the coding sequence ATGACCCTTTCACAAGCCCTAAACAAAGCCAAAAAAGAATTATCCCAAAAAGGTTTTAGGGGGGGGTTAGAGTCTGAAATTTTACTGGGCTTTGTTTTGCAAAAAGAAAGGGTTTTTTTGCACACGCATGCCTATTTGGAATTAAGCCACAAAGAAGAAATGCGCTTTTTTGAATTGGTGGAAAAGTGCTTGAACGACTACCCCATAGAGTATTTATTAGAAAGCTGTGATTTTTATGGGCGTTCTTTTTTTGTGAATGAGCATGTTTTAATCCCACGGCCTGAAACGGAGATTTTAGTCCAAAAAGCGTTGGATATTATCGCTCAATACCATTTAAAAGAGGTGGGCGAAATCGGCATAGGGAGCGCTTGTGTTTCGGTGAGTTTGGCTTTAGAAAACCCTAATCTCTCTATTCATGCGAGCGATATTTCACCCAACGCTTTAGAAGTGGCGTCAAAAAATATTGAACGCTTTGATTTAAAGGAGCGTATTTTTTTAAAACAAACGCATCTTTGGGATCACATGCCAACAACACCCATGCTTGTTTCTAACCCGCCCTATATCGCTAAAAATTATCCTTTGGATAAATCCGTTTTAAAAGAACCGCACAAAGCCCTTTTTGGGGGGGTTAAAGGCGATGAAATCTTAAAAGAAATCATTTTTTTAGCCGCTGGATTAAAAATCCCTTTTTTGGTTTGTGAAATGGGGCATGATCAGTTGGAAAGCTTGAAAGAATGCTTGGAATTTTGCGGTTATGATGCAGAGTTTTACAAGGATTTGAGCGACTTTGATAGAGGGTTTGTGGGCATTTTAAAAAGTTTTTTAAGATCAAATTAA
- the gdhA gene encoding NADP-specific glutamate dehydrogenase, translating into MYIEKILQSLQKKYPYQKEFHQAVYEAITSLKPLLDSDKSYEKHAILERLVEPEREIFFRVCWLDDNNQIQVNRGCRVEFNSAIGPYKGGLRFHPSVNESVIKFLGFEQVLKNSLTTLAMGGAKGGSDFDPKGKSEHEIMRFCQAFMNELYRHIGATTDVPAGDIGVGEREIGYLFGQYKKLVNRFEGVLTGKGLTYGGSLCRKEATGYGCVYFAEEMLQERNSSLEGKVCSVSGSGNVAIYTIEKLLQIGAKPVTASDSNGMIYDKEGIDLDLLKEIKEVRRGRIEEYALEKKSAKYTPTENYPKGGNAIWHVPCFAAFPSATENELSVLDAKILLSNGCKCVVEGANMPSSNEAVELFLQAKISYGLGKAANAGGVSVSGLEMAQNASMHPWSFEVVDAKLHHIMKEIYKNVSQTAKEFKDPTNFVLGANIAGFRKVASAMIAQGV; encoded by the coding sequence ATGTATATTGAAAAAATCCTCCAGTCTTTACAAAAAAAATACCCTTATCAAAAAGAGTTCCACCAGGCTGTCTATGAGGCTATCACTTCGTTAAAACCCCTTTTAGACAGCGATAAAAGTTATGAAAAGCATGCGATTTTAGAGCGTTTGGTTGAGCCTGAAAGAGAGATTTTTTTTAGGGTGTGTTGGCTAGATGACAACAATCAAATCCAAGTCAATCGGGGGTGTAGAGTTGAATTCAATTCGGCTATTGGCCCTTATAAAGGGGGATTGAGGTTCCACCCTAGCGTGAATGAAAGCGTGATCAAATTCTTAGGCTTTGAGCAAGTGTTGAAAAATTCGCTCACCACTTTGGCTATGGGGGGCGCTAAGGGGGGGAGCGATTTTGACCCTAAAGGGAAGAGCGAGCATGAGATCATGCGTTTTTGCCAGGCGTTCATGAATGAATTATACCGCCATATTGGAGCCACAACCGATGTGCCAGCTGGGGATATTGGAGTGGGTGAAAGAGAGATTGGCTATTTGTTTGGGCAATACAAAAAATTAGTCAATCGTTTTGAGGGCGTATTGACCGGTAAGGGGCTTACTTATGGGGGGAGTTTGTGCCGAAAAGAAGCTACCGGTTATGGGTGCGTGTATTTTGCTGAAGAAATGTTGCAAGAAAGAAACAGCTCTTTAGAGGGTAAGGTTTGCAGCGTTTCTGGGAGCGGTAATGTCGCTATTTATACCATTGAAAAATTGCTTCAAATAGGCGCTAAACCGGTAACTGCAAGCGATTCTAATGGCATGATTTATGATAAAGAGGGCATTGATTTAGATCTTTTAAAAGAGATTAAAGAGGTTCGTCGTGGGAGGATTGAAGAATACGCTTTAGAAAAAAAGAGCGCGAAATACACGCCCACAGAAAACTACCCCAAAGGGGGGAATGCGATATGGCATGTGCCTTGTTTTGCGGCTTTTCCTAGCGCGACAGAAAATGAATTGAGCGTTTTAGACGCCAAAATTCTCCTTTCTAACGGGTGTAAATGCGTGGTTGAAGGGGCGAACATGCCCTCAAGCAATGAAGCGGTTGAATTGTTTTTGCAGGCTAAAATTTCTTATGGTTTGGGCAAGGCAGCTAATGCTGGAGGGGTGAGCGTGAGCGGTTTGGAAATGGCGCAAAATGCGAGCATGCACCCGTGGAGTTTTGAAGTGGTGGATGCGAAATTGCACCATATTATGAAAGAGATTTATAAAAATGTCTCTCAAACCGCTAAAGAGTTTAAAGACCCTACTAATTTCGTTTTAGGGGCTAATATCGCTGGGTTTAGAAAGGTAGCATCTGCGATGATAGCCCAAGGGGTTTGA
- a CDS encoding glycosyltransferase family 10 domain-containing protein: MSSPPLKIAVANWWGGAKEFKKSVLYFILSRCYKIAIHENPNKPADLVFGSPVGEARKILSYQNAKRVFYTGENEVPNFNLFDYAIGFDELDFKERYLRMPLYYASLHYKAQSVNDTTAPYKLKSDSLYTLKKPSHKFKENHPNLCAVVKGESDPFKRGFASFVASNPNAPKRNAFYEALNAIEPVTGGGAVKNTLGYHVKNKSEFLSQYKFNLCFENTLGYGYVTEKIIDAYFSHTIPIYWGSPSVAKDFNPKSFVNVHDFKDFDEAIDYIRYLHTHPNAYLDMLYENPLNEIDGKAYFYQNLSFKKILDFFKTILENDTIYHNNPFTLYRDLHEPLISIE; encoded by the coding sequence ATAAGTTCCCCCCCCCTAAAAATCGCTGTGGCGAATTGGTGGGGAGGCGCTAAAGAATTTAAAAAGAGCGTTCTTTATTTTATTCTCAGTCGGTGCTATAAAATCGCTATTCATGAAAACCCCAACAAACCCGCAGACCTAGTCTTTGGCAGTCCTGTTGGGGAGGCTAGAAAAATCCTCTCCTACCAAAACGCTAAACGAGTGTTTTATACGGGTGAAAATGAAGTCCCTAATTTCAACCTCTTTGATTACGCCATAGGCTTTGATGAATTGGATTTTAAAGAGCGTTATTTGAGAATGCCTTTATATTATGCAAGTTTGCATTATAAGGCTCAAAGCGTGAATGACACCACCGCACCCTACAAACTCAAATCTGATAGCCTTTATACTTTAAAAAAGCCCTCCCATAAATTTAAAGAAAACCACCCCAATTTATGCGCTGTAGTGAAAGGCGAGAGCGATCCTTTCAAAAGAGGGTTTGCAAGTTTTGTCGCCAGCAATCCTAACGCCCCTAAAAGGAACGCTTTCTATGAGGCTTTAAACGCTATTGAGCCGGTCACTGGGGGAGGAGCAGTGAAAAACACTTTAGGCTATCATGTCAAAAACAAGAGCGAGTTTTTAAGCCAATACAAGTTCAATCTGTGTTTTGAAAACACTTTAGGCTATGGCTATGTTACTGAAAAAATCATTGACGCTTATTTCAGCCACACTATCCCTATTTATTGGGGGAGTCCTAGCGTGGCAAAAGATTTTAACCCTAAAAGTTTTGTGAATGTGCATGATTTTAAAGATTTTGATGAAGCGATTGATTATATAAGATACTTGCACACGCACCCAAACGCTTATTTAGACATGCTTTATGAAAACCCTTTAAATGAAATTGATGGGAAAGCTTATTTTTACCAAAATTTGAGTTTTAAAAAAATCTTAGATTTTTTTAAAACCATTTTAGAAAACGACACGATTTATCATAATAACCCTTTCACTCTTTATCGTGATTTGCATGAGCCGCTAATATCCATTGAGTAA